A single genomic interval of Desulforegula conservatrix Mb1Pa harbors:
- a CDS encoding SDR family NAD(P)-dependent oxidoreductase: MKDKEKKALTQEEIAGCISILESMIENPEQFTSLPEDQRIALMAAAGKVSRPDLNDIRRRNREVKRGRRREITAHEKAVRAATGIRSAREAAVFTAPAMIENLNSDSDSAQGAENLELKSPRNCYVCKAEFTRLHHFYDTMCPKCADFNYQKRFQTAPLHGKVALITGSRVKIGYQASLMMLRAGARVIATTRFPVDSAMRYSREEDFNVWKDRLQIYGLDLRHTPSVEIFTSYIEQTYDRLDLLINNAAQTVRRPPGFYSHMMENETKDIQTLPASVQDLLGQHQECVNRLNSFVVPNVGNESALPVSWNGKAPGIGLRASAELSQVPYAYDHTLAVDEVFPKGALDADLQQVDLRETNSWRLKLGEIQTAEMLEIQLVNAVAPFVLCNRLAPMMQRDYTGQKHIVNVTAMEGKFFRFKSTGRHPHTNMAKAALNMLTHTAAAELAKFGIYMNAVDTGWVTDEDPAKLSAIKQELHDFQPPLDIVDGAARVCDPFFDGILTGKHWCGKFLKDYHPIDW; this comes from the coding sequence TGAAAACCCGGAGCAGTTTACAAGTCTGCCTGAAGATCAGAGAATCGCACTGATGGCAGCGGCAGGCAAGGTGTCAAGACCTGATCTGAATGATATCAGAAGAAGAAACAGAGAGGTAAAACGAGGCCGACGCAGGGAAATCACTGCCCATGAAAAAGCTGTTCGAGCAGCCACAGGTATCAGATCTGCAAGGGAAGCAGCGGTTTTCACAGCTCCTGCAATGATAGAAAATCTGAACTCCGATTCTGATTCAGCCCAAGGAGCGGAAAACCTTGAACTGAAATCTCCGCGCAATTGTTATGTCTGCAAGGCGGAATTCACAAGGCTCCATCATTTCTATGACACCATGTGCCCCAAATGTGCTGACTTCAATTATCAGAAAAGATTCCAGACAGCGCCTCTTCATGGCAAAGTCGCCCTGATTACAGGTTCGAGGGTCAAAATTGGATACCAGGCAAGCCTGATGATGCTTCGCGCGGGTGCGAGGGTAATCGCAACTACACGGTTCCCGGTTGATTCCGCCATGAGGTATTCAAGGGAAGAAGATTTTAATGTATGGAAGGACAGGCTCCAGATTTACGGCCTTGATCTCAGGCATACTCCGAGTGTTGAAATATTCACAAGCTATATTGAACAGACATACGACAGGCTGGATCTTCTCATAAATAACGCGGCCCAGACCGTGCGCAGACCTCCTGGGTTCTATTCCCATATGATGGAAAATGAAACAAAGGATATTCAGACTCTGCCAGCAAGCGTACAGGATCTTCTCGGCCAGCATCAGGAATGTGTCAACAGACTAAATTCCTTTGTTGTTCCCAATGTCGGAAATGAGTCCGCACTCCCTGTTTCCTGGAACGGCAAGGCTCCTGGAATCGGTTTGAGGGCGTCTGCCGAGCTTTCCCAGGTTCCGTATGCCTACGATCATACGCTCGCAGTTGACGAAGTTTTCCCAAAAGGAGCACTTGACGCTGATCTTCAGCAGGTGGATTTAAGGGAAACAAACAGCTGGAGGCTGAAACTAGGAGAAATCCAGACAGCTGAAATGCTTGAAATTCAGCTTGTAAATGCTGTTGCGCCTTTTGTTCTTTGCAACAGGTTAGCGCCCATGATGCAGCGCGATTATACCGGCCAGAAGCACATAGTCAATGTGACTGCAATGGAAGGAAAATTTTTCAGGTTCAAGTCAACCGGAAGGCATCCGCATACGAATATGGCAAAGGCTGCGCTTAATATGCTCACACATACTGCTGCTGCTGAACTTGCGAAGTTCGGAATTTATATGAACGCGGTTGATACAGGCTGGGTTACTGATGAAGATCCTGCAAAGCTTTCGGCAATCAAACAGGAGCTCCACGATTTTCAGCCTCCGCTTGATATTGTGGACGGAGCAGCAAGGGTTTGTGATCCATTTTTTGATGGAATTCTGACTGGCAAGCATTGGTGCGGTAAGTTTCTGAAGGATTATCATCCGATTGACTGGTAA